The Elaeis guineensis isolate ETL-2024a chromosome 5, EG11, whole genome shotgun sequence DNA segment aaaaatgaaaaaaacgtTGCGCACACCATCAATTCCCATACTAACATATCTAAGAGGGCTAGCCATATCTAAGCAAGATCTTTGGATGGAATGCTTTTGGAAGTATTTAATCTCAAATGCTTCCAAATGGAACCCAGTAATGGATATTGCAAAATAAAAATCCACTTCATTGATCATGGTATATGATACATAAAAATGTACAAGCTAATATCATTTATCCCACAGCTTTCTGGAATACATCGAGTGAGTATAAATTAACCAATAGCAATATAGTTAGTGAGCAAAAGTATATCATAAACTATATATTTtgctaatctaaattatttttttatctaaatattcttatatatatatatatatgaatcataattcaATTATTTTTGGTACTTTCAAAATATtcatcaaattcaaaaaaaatggtaTGATAtgtattttagaattaattattGTGAATCCATATGTGATGTTTCATATGATTAAACTATGGGCAGGACAATTAGACTGGGTGCCTGAGACGCGGCACGCCTGTACAGCTGCCTGGGAAGACCATGGGTGGGTGCCCAATTAGTTCTTCGACTCGACATGCCCCGAGATGAggactataaattcttgtgtctcTTGTACATGAAAGGATGAGATGAGAGACGCAGAATAAATTTACCCAACTCTGTAACCCAACTGCGTAAGAACCTGCTCAAGTGAGTGGTAACATGGCAGTTTTAAAGTGACGCCCGCCTTTAACAGACTACCCTCATCCGTAGAAGAAACTGCATAGGGTACCAGACCATTCTCGTCACCTTATCCAATAGAGAGAACCAATGCAACAGACATCACGCTGAGCTCAACCCAAAACCGAATACAATTGAATACCCTCAACGATTTGCCTCACCACGTCCCCATAAATAGCCCCTCGTTTTTCTCCAGCCAAAACCCACAACCCAACGCAAACACATCTAAGGCTCCAAGGgagagaagaaaaatgaaaggagTGGTTGCAGCTATACTCCTAGCCCTCGCAGTCAGCTGCCTGGTAGTCAAGCCTGGTGATGCCCTGAACTGCGTCGATGTCAACCTGTGCCTAACTCCATGCATTGCATATCTAACTGGGCAGGAAGCAGCCCCGGCACCGGCATGCTGCCAAGGAGTCACCAAGCTTAAGGCATTGGCAGCCACAACTTCCGACCGCCGGCTCGCATGCAACTGCATGAAACAGGCAGCATCACACTTCCAGAACATCGACGATGATGCTGTCGGCAACCTCCCGAAAAAGTGCGGCACGCCGCTTCCCTTCCCCATCAACAAGGAGGTTGACTGCTCCAGGTTAGTGCTTTTCTTGTTCTGAAAAGTAGTGATAGGTTTTATCTTATTGCTGGAATTTACATTTGCAACTTTAGTAGCTTGTTGTTGGTTTTGGTTCCTGCAGGATCCCATAATTGAGATGGAGCATCCGTTGCAAATTAATAAATTTGGGGAGGATGTTAATGTGTGAACGAGAGGAATAAGGAAGACTATTTGGACTTCTCGTGTGGAAGTCTGTTCAAAAGCCTTGGATTTACTGCTAGTAAGCGTTTGTCATAAAGGACGCTCTTGGTATGTTTGTAATACAATATCAAGTAATATAATACAGATTTGAAACCTTTGGTCTCATTTC contains these protein-coding regions:
- the LOC105037952 gene encoding non-specific lipid-transfer protein A-like; amino-acid sequence: MKGVVAAILLALAVSCLVVKPGDALNCVDVNLCLTPCIAYLTGQEAAPAPACCQGVTKLKALAATTSDRRLACNCMKQAASHFQNIDDDAVGNLPKKCGTPLPFPINKEVDCSRIP